One genomic region from Xyrauchen texanus isolate HMW12.3.18 chromosome 16, RBS_HiC_50CHRs, whole genome shotgun sequence encodes:
- the LOC127656971 gene encoding SRA stem-loop-interacting RNA-binding protein, mitochondrial-like has protein sequence MAAGGKKVFEAFVSKVPWTIATKEIREYFGQFGQVKKCLLPFDKETGFHRGFCWIGFNSEEGLQNALQKDPHIIEGAKLQVQRNRKAFIGRKSNKEAEES, from the exons ATGGCAGCAGGAGGCAAAAAGGTTTTTGAAGCGTTTGTGTCTAAAGTCCCTTGGACGATTGCAACGA AGGAGATCAGGGAGTACTTTGGGCAGTTTGGCCAGGTGAAGAAATGTCTGTTGCCTTTT GATAAAGAGACAGGATTTCATCGGGGGTTTTGCTGGATCGGGTTCAATTCAGAAGAGGGACTTCAGAATGCACTACAGAAAGATCCCCACATTATTGAGGGAGCAAAG CTCCAGGTGCAAAGAAACAGAAAGGCATTTATTGGAAGAAAATCAAACAAGGAAGCAGAAGAAAGCTGA